The Candidatus Desulfatibia profunda nucleotide sequence TTAATCTTTTCCAAAGAAAGAGGTGATTATTATGGATTATAAACACCGAATTACAACTGATCCAGAGATATTAGGTGGCAAACCTGTGATAAAAGGCACGAGGATAAGTGTTGAATTTATTCTTGAACTGTATGCTTCCGGTGCTACTCGAGAAGACATTATTCGGAGCTATCCCCATTTAACTGAAGATGATATCCACGCTGCCCTGTTGTATGCAAGCCGCTTTTTAAAAAATGAAATTGTTGAAAAATCAGGATATTTACAATCAACTTCCGACTGAAGTATTAACAGCATATCTACAAACATTTTTGGTTTACATACAATGGAGGGTTACATATGTCATCTACCATATCGATTGAAATCCCCCGTGAAATAATTCATGCTACTCGCCTAAAGCCAGAGGAACTAAAACGTGAATTAGCAGTTTTACTGTTCCAACAGGAAAGGCTTTCCTTCGGCAAGGCTCGTGAAATGACCGGGATGACCGTATGGGCATTCCAACATCTCTTGGCGAGCAGGGATATCACAGTTCACTATAATTTGGAAGATTACAAAGAAGATTTGAAAACATTGAAGGAACTTGGGCGACTATGAATGTTGTGAGCAATGCTTCTCCACTCATTAACATGGCTTGTATTGGCAAATTGAACCTGCTCAATCAGCTCTATGGAGAACTGCTTATCCCAGAAGCAGTATGGAATGAGGTAGTAGTCGAAGGTAAAGGGCAACCTGGATCAGAGGAGATTAAATCTGCTGATGGATGAACGTATTGGGCGAGAAGTCGCTCGGCATCTAGGGTTACGTTTTACAGGATTGATTGGAGTCCTTGTCGAAGCTAAAGACAAAGGGATGATTAGTGCTGTCAAACCTCAACTTGACGCTTTACGGGACATAGCCGGATTCCGTATAAGTGACGCACTGTATGTGCAAGTATTGCAAGATGTGGGAGAGGATCAAAACATACAATTTAACAAAAAATAATATCTCCAAGAAACTAATCAAAACCGAAAAAACCAATTGAACCAATCAGTCATGCCAAATGAAGTAGTCATCAAAGTCGAAAATCTATCTCTCCAAGGCGTAGGATCGTTTCTACGAGCCGGAGGCCAAACAATACCACATCGGCACCAAGGAAGGTTATAAGACCTTCCGGGAAACCATCATTGACGCTGTCAAAGCCCCTTTCCAACGCCTTGGGCGAGCATTGAGCGGGGCATAGAGCATTGAGTAAAAAGAAAAGCTCCGCGCTCCCGGCTCCTCGCTATCATCGCAACGCGATGATCACATTTGGGCTCTCATGAAAATTCCTGAAAAGGAACGTGCCTTTATCAAAAATGCCATTGATAGGCTTGCCGATGACCCAATGAGAAAAAGCAATGTCAAGAAGTTATTAAACCGACCAGGCTATAGGCTTCGCGTCGGCAACTTTCGAGTATTATTTGAGATTGATTCAGAAACTAAAAACATTTTGATTATATCGGTTGGTCATCGAAAGAAAGTCTATAGGAGGTAAGGATGATTGATTACCAAGTTATTAAAAGGAAGGGTAAACCAGTATTTGCATTAGTTGATTTTGACGAGTTTGCAGAGTTTCTTGAAGATATGGAAGATGTTCTGGCCTATGATAAAGCAAAAGCCAATTCTGATGGCATTAGAGTTCCGGGAGATGTGGTCAGGAAAGTTATTGATGAAGGCAAATCTCTAATCCAGGCTTGGAGAGAATATAAAGGCTTAACTCAAGCAGATTTAGCTGCTAGGATAGGTATAAAACAGTCGGCTGTTGCCAGGTTGGAAACGAAAGGGCGTAAGTTGCGATCTTCAACGAAGGAAAAAGTTGCCAAAGCGTTAAACATAGATTTTCGTTTATTTGAAGATTGATAGAAAAGATAGAATCTTAAATGAAGACAGAAAAATATTTAAATGAAGAAGAACTGATACGAAAAGCAATTGACGTTTTACTTCAGGAATTAGGCCCTGTAGAAACAGCTCGATTTGTCAATTTGCCGCGGCCAAAGCGAATAGAATCGGTGAAAAGGCATCGCCAGTGGCAAAAAGCCTTGGATAAAGACCAATTTATAAAAGAAATTTTTGGTTAATCCGGCAGCCATTAACTACTCCCAAATAACGGACAATATAGTCATGCAAAATGATAACCGGCTTTATCCGAAGCCTAAAAAAATAGGGATATGTTTCCGCTCCATGCCCCATGCTCCAAGCTCTCTGCTCCATCTTTATGACGCTATTCTGGTAATGGATGTGGGAGATTACAAAAAAAATAACGTAATTGTTGCATTTGCTCCGTTAAATATCTAACTATATAACTGGGGCCAGGCTTGAAAAATTTATAGATCCAATTTGGCCCGGTTGAATGTTTATGGATCTAACGCATTAACAGAAAAAGGTGGAAATAGAAGGAGGAAAAATGGGGCTTAAATTAGATATTCCCGATTCTGTAGTCCAGGCTATCCGATTGCCGGAGGGAAGGAAACCACGGGAGCTGCTGATTGAGCTGGCTATTGCTTTATATTCTCAAGAGTTTTTATCGTTTGGCAAGGCAAGAGAGTTGGCGGATATGGGGAAATATGAATTTGGGCAGTTGCTGGGAAAACGTGGAATTTTCAGGCATTATGGACCAGAAGAGCTTGAGGACGATTTGAAATATGCCCGTAGTTAGTAACACTTCGCCTTTACTAAACTTGGCAATCGTGGATCACCTTTCCCTGATGTATGAACAATTCGGTGAAATATTGATTCCGCAAGCGGTTTTCGAAGAGCTGCAAGTTGAAGAAGGGTTGCCGGGTTCTCAGACGATTCGTGAAGCAATCGAGAAAGGATGGTTGCGGGTTAAAGAGGTAATGGACCAACACTATGTAAAAGTGCTTCAGACTGATCTGGATAAAGGCGAGGCAGAAGCTATTGCCCTAGCTTTGCAGGTAAAGGCTAAATGGGCAATATTAGATGAGCGGG carries:
- a CDS encoding UPF0175 family protein, which codes for MSIEIPREIIHATRLKPEELKRELAVLLFQQERLSFGKAREMTGMTVWAFQHLLASRDITVHYNLEDYKEDLKTLKELGRL
- a CDS encoding UPF0175 family protein; the encoded protein is MGLKLDIPDSVVQAIRLPEGRKPRELLIELAIALYSQEFLSFGKARELADMGKYEFGQLLGKRGIFRHYGPEELEDDLKYARS
- a CDS encoding helix-turn-helix transcriptional regulator translates to MIDYQVIKRKGKPVFALVDFDEFAEFLEDMEDVLAYDKAKANSDGIRVPGDVVRKVIDEGKSLIQAWREYKGLTQADLAARIGIKQSAVARLETKGRKLRSSTKEKVAKALNIDFRLFED
- a CDS encoding type II toxin-antitoxin system RelE/ParE family toxin, whose translation is MKIPEKERAFIKNAIDRLADDPMRKSNVKKLLNRPGYRLRVGNFRVLFEIDSETKNILIISVGHRKKVYRR
- a CDS encoding DUF3368 domain-containing protein; translated protein: MPVVSNTSPLLNLAIVDHLSLMYEQFGEILIPQAVFEELQVEEGLPGSQTIREAIEKGWLRVKEVMDQHYVKVLQTDLDKGEAEAIALALQVKAKWAILDEREGRRVAKSLGLNVIGVLGILLRAQREGKLPSLHKTMEELRSKAGFHIGKELFSDLLREGGKQYD
- a CDS encoding DUF433 domain-containing protein, with product MDYKHRITTDPEILGGKPVIKGTRISVEFILELYASGATREDIIRSYPHLTEDDIHAALLYASRFLKNEIVEKSGYLQSTSD